From the Candidatus Methylacidiphilales bacterium genome, the window CTTGCGAACAGGCCAGAAACAGGTCGTAGCAGCACTCGTAATCGTGATTCCGCGCTCACGCTCCTGTTCCATCCAATCCGTAACCGTAGTGCCTTCGTGCACCTCTCCCATTTTATGAATACTCCCTGTGTAAAATAAAATGCGTTCAGTAGTGGTTGTCTTCCCAGCATCAATATGTGCACAAATGCCGATATTACGCGTCCTTTCCAAAGGATAAGCGCGTTTAGGTGAATTTGGATTTGAAACTGAACCACTCATACACTGTCTCTCTACTTAAATCGCAAATGAGCAAACGCACGATTAGCCTGTGCCATCTTGTGAACATCATCACGTTTCTTGATCGCGCTACCTTGGCCAGCCGCTGCATCTAGCAGCTCAGACGCCAAAGCCTCATACATCGGCACCCCCTTACGTTTATCGGCGAAACTCACTATCCATCGCATGGCTAACGACAGCTGTCTCTCAGGAGCAACTTCGACAGGCACTTGATAGGTCGCACCTCCAATTCGTCGGCTTTTAACCTCAACCCGCGGCTTAACGTTTTCTATTGCACGGTTTACAATCTCAAGTGGATCTCCGTCCTTGTTTTTTTCATTAATCAAATCAATCGCTTTGTAGACGATACGCTGCGCCAAGGTCTTTTTCCCACAGCGCATGACCTTATTAATCAAAAGCGCAACGTTAACTGACTCAAACTTCGGATCAGGCTCTATCTGCCGGCGTATTGCTCTGCGACGTCTTGCCATATACCAATACTCAATTTACTTCTTCGCTCCTTTACTAGCCGGAGCAGCCGATGCACCTCCAGCTTTAGGTTTCTTCACACCATATTTACTACGTGAGACATTACGGGTAAGCTTATTAGTGTTACTCGGTCCCGCCGCTCCAAGCGCATCCAGCGTTCCACGGACTATGTGGTAACGCACCCCAGGCAAATCTTTAACACGACCGCCACGCACTAAAACAATAGAATGCTCCTGAAGATTGTGCCCCTCCCCAGGAATATAAGCAATCACTTCATTCCCGTTAGTCAAACGCACTTTAGCAACTTTGCGCAATGCTGAATTCGGCTTTTTGGGCGTGCGAGTCATCACTTGCACACACACCCCACGTCGTTGTGGACACTTGTCCAAAGCAGGAGCCTTGGTCTTCGCTCTGACCTTCTTACGCCCCTTCCGCACTAATTGATTAATCGTAGGCATAGGCAAACTCTATTTCCCCACAGCTTTTCAGTGCACCAGAAGTTCCTGAACCACTCAGAAACCCCTGCACGCCATACTTCAACACTTCCGTAAGCTTAGCTCGAAGCCCTCAGAAGTCCGGCTGTGAGAGATTGAAACAATGCCAAGAGCCCAAACGCAATCAAGCCTTTTTTTAAATTATCTCTACCTACTAAACTCCCTATCCTCAAAAGTGCCCCTCACAACCCCAACCCCGTTTATCGCCGAAAGTTCCCGAATTAAACATTCAGCCGTCTTTCCCCCCCTGTGCAACGCCTCATAACTCCTCAACAACCTAAGTGCCTCAGCTCGACTCTCATTCAATAATTCTATCCTAAAATTCCTAATTCCTGCTTGCTTAAATACCGAAAAATAGGCAGCCCCACTCTGCGACCGCGCATGAAACACAGTATTCCGGCATCCCACATCAGCTATCACAGGGTGCCTTAACCCAACTCGGTCTTCTAGCTCCACACGGTAACACTCGCATGGGCGACCGCAATTCGTATGATCCGTGCCCTTGGACAAAAAGGCTGCAAACACACAATGCTCCATATGAAACATAGGCATGTGTTGATGAAGCGTGACCTCAAGCCCTCTACCTCCCATAGCCTCAGCGAGCCGTATAATTTGATCCCACGTTAAATCATAACTTACCGTCACCGCCTCTAATCCCCATTCCATAAACCATCGCGCCGACCACGGATTCGCAACATTTAAAGAAAAATCCCCAATACATTTCAGCCCATGAGTTTTAGACTTAGGTGTAAAAAAGAAGAGTCCGCCTAAGTTTCTTATCAAAACCCCATCAGGATTCGCTGCATGGATCACATTAAAAAAACCTATCTCTCCAGATTTTTGGATCCGCGGCGTCGCCAGGTAAATTTCTGCATCGCCATTCGCCAGGGCTTTTAGTTTTTCGACTGCCCCCTGATATCTTCGTATATCTTCGAAATCAAGGTAAATCCGCTTCCAGCCGCACTCTACCGCCACCTCAGCTTGTTCCTCCGTGCGACACAAAACGCTCCATGTAAGATGGCTTCCATCACCGTAAGGTTCAAAACCGCAAACACCAATAAAATCGATTTGCTTTATAACCTTAACTGTTCGATCAGATAAATTGTTTTCATTTACAAAATATAACGCTTTCTCTTTCCTCCGCTCATAAACCCATTGAATCCATCCCTCACATGGCATTATTTGATACAAAAGCTCAACCGCCTTACGTCGCATGCGGTTAATCTCACTCAGCGGCAAAAAGACCTTCCCCTCTATCTGACAGTCAAATCTCTCTAGGGCAAAACAAGTCTCCCCAAGACGCGCGACATGCGCCTCGACACATTCCGAAGTTAAATACACATTCCGCGCTGCCACGACAATCGTATCGGAAACAACCCTTACCTCCCACTGATCTGAGCCGCCGGTCACACTAAAAATTAATTCCGCAGGCTTCCCAGCAGAGCATTTCCAATTAGCTTTGATGAATACTTTTAGGATTTCCTTATCCTTCGCAAAACGTTGACGAATTTCGCGCCTGAGTTGCGGATCATCTGTCTTGAAAACCTTATCGCCCGCCTTGATCTTTGCTTGATTGATCAGCCCTCGTTCAAAAAAAAGCCAATCGCCTCTTACCTGATAAACTCTACCTCCCAGAAGATCACTTTGATCACCGCCATTGTCAAATAAGACACCGTCACCTCGCCTTAATGAAACTTTCACTCCCACCAAGCGAACTCCGTTCCCCTTCACCTCAGCTATCTCACCAACAAATGCACCTCGTTTATTCGAATACAACCCATGCACAAGCTTTTGATGATTTACCCCTTCCAACCACCCCGAATAAAGTCCTCGCGAAAACATCATCTCCATCTCATAGTTGACTTTCGTCCCATTCTTGCTCCGTCTATCACATTCAACAACTTGAGCCTCGATACTCTTCCATGCCTCGTCAATAGCTGAACGATAAGCACCAGTGATAGCCGCCACATACTCAGGCGTCTTCAATCTGCCCTCTATCTTGAAACTAGATATCCCCGCAGCAATTAACTCAGGTATATAATCAATCGCTGCTAAATCCTGGGGAGACAACAAATATCGCCTCTCTCCCAGATCCTTAATCTCGCCGTCCACCCAAAGACGATAAGGTAAACGACAAGCTTGCGCACACTCGCCACGGTTCGCACTTCGACGCCCAAGCGCCTCACTCGTTAAACATTGCCCCGAATACGCCACACACAGTGCCCCGTGCACAAAAACCTCCAAAGGCACACCACAACCCCCAAAACGCCTAAGCTCTCGTATCGAAAGTTCACGTGCTAAGACCACTTGTTGAATCCCCAGCTCTCGCACCACCTCAACCCCTTCCGGTGAAGTCACAGTCATCTGCGTCGATGTATGCAGAGCCACACTCGGAGCAAAACGCTTCGCCAAAAGGCATAAGCCTATATCTTGCACAATTACTGCGTCCACCCCGCTCTCCTCGGCCATTTTCAAGATTCTCACAGCTAAGGGAAGCTCATCAGTAAAAACCAAGGTATTCAAAGCAAGATAACCTCGAACTCCCCTCTGATGCAGATAATCCATCAGAGTTTTCAGTTCGCATAAGCTAAAATTATCAGCACGCATCCGTGCATTAAAACCATCTTTAAGCCCAAAATAAACGGCGTCTGCACCACAAGCTACCGCAGCCCGCACACATTCCCAATTCCCAGCGGGAGACACCAACTCCGGCTTACGACGCACTATGCCATCCTTAGTCGAAGAAACCATAGCCCCTAATCAACTTACACACGTCTCCTCTCCTGCAAAACCCTCTCTACACGAACCAAGTCCTCCTCTCGATCCACACCACACGCATGAAACGTCACACCCATCACACCTATCCTCATCCCAAGCGCTACCGCACGCAGCTGCTCCAACCCTTCACATATCTCCCAAGCCTGCTGTGGAGTATTGACAAACCGCTCCAACGCCTCTCGCCGATATCCATACAAACCGACATGTCTCCACACTTTTCCAGCAGGCACAGGCCAACTCTTTGCGTAGGGAATCTCAGAGCGTGAAAAATAAACCGCTTGCCCATCATCTCGAAATATAACTTTCACCACATCCCGATTTCGCCACTCCTCCTCAGACTCGATCGGATGAGCAAGTGTAACCATATCCCACTTCCCCGCCACTAAAAACTCAATTAAATTATCAACCTCCCTCGCCTCAATCAATGGCTCATCTCCTTGAACGTTGAGCCACCATTCCGCATCAATCGTGCGCGCCACTTCTGCCATCCGATCCGTGCCCGTTGCATGCAGACTCGATGTCATCACAACTTCTCCCCCAAAACCTTCCACTACACGCTTTATCCTCTCGTCATCTGTCGCCACAATCACACGCGCCCCATGTTGATTTTCAATCACCGACTCCCACACCCACTGAATCATAGGCTTCCCGAGTATGGAAGCTAACGGTTTACCCGGAAACCGTGTCGAACCGTATCGGGCTGGTATCACAATAACCACCGAATCCGTTTTCATAGCCACACCAATACCTTTCTTACTTCATCCCACACCTCTGAAAAGCTAATCGAGCTAATCAATTCCCCCACCCGCCGAGTCTGCACAACCCGATGTCGAGACGGATCCACCCCCCTCGGCCCGCAAGCCTCAATTGAAGAACCTCGATCCGTTGGCGCAAACAACGTAACCGTCGGCGTCCCAACTGCCACAGCGATATGATAAGGACCAGTATCTCCCGATAAAAAAATCCTCCCATCACGTATCAATGCAGCAAGCTCTCTCAAGCTAAGTTCTCCACAATAATTATAAACACGATGGACCCCATCCGATTGAGATAGAGCGGAAAGTCTCTCCGCAAGAGCCTTCTCACTTTCATTACCCGTCAACACGAGATCCCAACCAGTGCTTAAAAAAACTTTTCGCGCTATTTCTGCCCAACGCTCCAAGGGCCAGCATTTACTCTCACGTGAAGCGCCAGGATGAATGATAAAATAAGGGTTCCGATCCCCATGTGGATTTTGTTCATTTATATGCAGACGGATTTTTTCTTCCTTAACGGTCAACCCCAGTGCGCGTGCCATAGCACAATTATTCTCTACAGCATGGCCAGTCGCATAGTCAGACTCTCCCGCTCGCCGCATTTCATGCTGATTTGCGAACCAACTGGCAAAACGACTCCATCGCGTGCGATAACGCAGAAACCCTCTTATTCCGCACCAATAAAGCCACGGAATAAGATCCGGCTCTGTGCAATTAGCCACAAGCGCAAGCCTATAATTAGTCCCTTTCAAGCTTACTTTCAATTGCCCCAATCCACGATACTTCCCCCTCACACAAAATACATCGCCCACACTCGGTGAATCCCAATACAACGACTGATTAGGATGCCTCACCAAAAAACCCACACGTTCACGCCCTAAATTCTCAGCCAACGCCGCCAACAAAGGCGTGCAGAGGACAGTATCCCCCAGCGCAGTATTCGCGACAACCAGAACTCCGACTCCCTTTCTCAACTCATCTTGACAACGCTCCAAATCCCACGTCTTCAACAACCCCAAACAGTGGGCAACCTTATGGCTATACTCCCAACTAGGATCAAGGCCTGGAAAGTTCATCTCTTACTTTTCAGTCTATTGTTTCCATCAACTCACACACCTTGGAAAAAACGAGTTCCGCAGTGATCTCTCTCATATCGGCATCAGCAGGACACCGATAGCCTAAGGGTCTCGGCAACTCCACAACGCGATGACGATCCCCGTATCCATACGGGCCCACACGGCTCGCAGGATTGTTACAGTGAATAAGCGCTACAACTCTAGCTCCGACTGCAAATGCTAAATGCATCATCCCCGTATCCGTGGATACCACGACTTTCGCGCTTCCCAACAATGCAGCCGATTCCTCGATACTCAACTTTCCTACACAATCCACCACATTGAGTTGTCCCAGTCGCCGCTTCAATTCATCCCTACGATCCAGATGATCGCGCCCACCCAAAATTATAACATTCACTAAAGGCCACTCTCTCTTAATTAACATGATCAACTCCACATACCGATCAATAGGCCAATCCCGCCAGGCCGCACGCTTCCCTCCACCAATCTGCAGCACGATTCTATGCCCATCGCTGAACCCCAACTCCCTCCTCGCGCGTGCCTCAAAACCAACGCGCTCTTCCTCTTTCACTTGATAAACCAGGTGCGGCTCTGCTGTATCCGCACCCACATACCGCGCTACCCGCAAGGTTTGTTCTACTCCATGTATCTCATCC encodes:
- the rpsG gene encoding 30S ribosomal protein S7; amino-acid sequence: MARRRRAIRRQIEPDPKFESVNVALLINKVMRCGKKTLAQRIVYKAIDLINEKNKDGDPLEIVNRAIENVKPRVEVKSRRIGGATYQVPVEVAPERQLSLAMRWIVSFADKRKGVPMYEALASELLDAAAGQGSAIKKRDDVHKMAQANRAFAHLRFK
- the rpsL gene encoding 30S ribosomal protein S12; protein product: MPTINQLVRKGRKKVRAKTKAPALDKCPQRRGVCVQVMTRTPKKPNSALRKVAKVRLTNGNEVIAYIPGEGHNLQEHSIVLVRGGRVKDLPGVRYHIVRGTLDALGAAGPSNTNKLTRNVSRSKYGVKKPKAGGASAAPASKGAKK
- a CDS encoding U32 family peptidase, with translation MVSSTKDGIVRRKPELVSPAGNWECVRAAVACGADAVYFGLKDGFNARMRADNFSLCELKTLMDYLHQRGVRGYLALNTLVFTDELPLAVRILKMAEESGVDAVIVQDIGLCLLAKRFAPSVALHTSTQMTVTSPEGVEVVRELGIQQVVLARELSIRELRRFGGCGVPLEVFVHGALCVAYSGQCLTSEALGRRSANRGECAQACRLPYRLWVDGEIKDLGERRYLLSPQDLAAIDYIPELIAAGISSFKIEGRLKTPEYVAAITGAYRSAIDEAWKSIEAQVVECDRRSKNGTKVNYEMEMMFSRGLYSGWLEGVNHQKLVHGLYSNKRGAFVGEIAEVKGNGVRLVGVKVSLRRGDGVLFDNGGDQSDLLGGRVYQVRGDWLFFERGLINQAKIKAGDKVFKTDDPQLRREIRQRFAKDKEILKVFIKANWKCSAGKPAELIFSVTGGSDQWEVRVVSDTIVVAARNVYLTSECVEAHVARLGETCFALERFDCQIEGKVFLPLSEINRMRRKAVELLYQIMPCEGWIQWVYERRKEKALYFVNENNLSDRTVKVIKQIDFIGVCGFEPYGDGSHLTWSVLCRTEEQAEVAVECGWKRIYLDFEDIRRYQGAVEKLKALANGDAEIYLATPRIQKSGEIGFFNVIHAANPDGVLIRNLGGLFFFTPKSKTHGLKCIGDFSLNVANPWSARWFMEWGLEAVTVSYDLTWDQIIRLAEAMGGRGLEVTLHQHMPMFHMEHCVFAAFLSKGTDHTNCGRPCECYRVELEDRVGLRHPVIADVGCRNTVFHARSQSGAAYFSVFKQAGIRNFRIELLNESRAEALRLLRSYEALHRGGKTAECLIRELSAINGVGVVRGTFEDREFSR
- the kdsB gene encoding 3-deoxy-manno-octulosonate cytidylyltransferase gives rise to the protein MKTDSVVIVIPARYGSTRFPGKPLASILGKPMIQWVWESVIENQHGARVIVATDDERIKRVVEGFGGEVVMTSSLHATGTDRMAEVARTIDAEWWLNVQGDEPLIEAREVDNLIEFLVAGKWDMVTLAHPIESEEEWRNRDVVKVIFRDDGQAVYFSRSEIPYAKSWPVPAGKVWRHVGLYGYRREALERFVNTPQQAWEICEGLEQLRAVALGMRIGVMGVTFHACGVDREEDLVRVERVLQERRRV
- a CDS encoding glycosyltransferase family 9 protein, translated to MNFPGLDPSWEYSHKVAHCLGLLKTWDLERCQDELRKGVGVLVVANTALGDTVLCTPLLAALAENLGRERVGFLVRHPNQSLYWDSPSVGDVFCVRGKYRGLGQLKVSLKGTNYRLALVANCTEPDLIPWLYWCGIRGFLRYRTRWSRFASWFANQHEMRRAGESDYATGHAVENNCAMARALGLTVKEEKIRLHINEQNPHGDRNPYFIIHPGASRESKCWPLERWAEIARKVFLSTGWDLVLTGNESEKALAERLSALSQSDGVHRVYNYCGELSLRELAALIRDGRIFLSGDTGPYHIAVAVGTPTVTLFAPTDRGSSIEACGPRGVDPSRHRVVQTRRVGELISSISFSEVWDEVRKVLVWL